A window of the Megalopta genalis isolate 19385.01 chromosome 2, iyMegGena1_principal, whole genome shotgun sequence genome harbors these coding sequences:
- the hay gene encoding ATP-dependent DNA helicase hay gives MGPPKRFKKDNDRGKWKKRKEDPEEYNDDDSIDDNEADGVPDAAKNDVEKQDETALEDEFGAKDYRSQMILKPDCASRPLWVAPNGHIFLESFSPVYKHAHDFLIAISEPVCRPEHIHEYKLTAYSLYAAVSVGLQTHDIIEYLKRLSKTSIPDGIIEFIKLCTLSYGKVKLVLKHNKYFVESPYPEVLQKLLKDPVIQECRLRKNIEDEKEEIITNVQSKTKTPQFGAKAVTNVPVGTTKVPETTTDQVPAEAAAVPEDITTFYDKMDKEDEDEEEEQELKTVSFEVNQEKIEVIQKRCIELEHPLLAEYDFRNDSVNPDINIDLKPSAVLRPYQEKSLRKMFGNGRARSGVIVLPCGAGKSLVGVTACCTVRKRALVLCNSGVSVEQWKQQFKMWSTADDSMICRFTSEAKDKPMGCGILVTTYSMITHTQKRSWEAEQTMRWLQEQEWGIMVLDEVHTIPAKMFRRVLTIVQSHCKLGLTATLLREDDKIADLNFLIGPKLYEANWLELQKRGFIARVQCAEVWCPMTPEFYREYLGCKMSKKLLLYVMNPNKFRCCQYLIRYHERRGDKTIVFSDNVFALKHYAIKMNKPYIYGPTSQSERIQILQNFKFNTKVNTIFVSKVADTSFDLPEANVLIQISSHGGSRRQEAQRLGRILRAKKGAIAEEYNAFFYTLVSQDTMEMNYSRKRQRFLVNQGYAYKVITKLAGMDEEPDLMYATREEQGHLLQQVLSASDMDADEERIPGEGPRPIMRKAGNMTSMSGADDAVYYEYRKAPGSSTANKHPLFKKFRA, from the exons ACGACGATGATTCTATAGACGATAATGAAGCAGACGGCGTGCCAGATGCAGCCAAAAATGATGTTGAAAAACAAGACGAAACAGCGTTGGAAGATGAGTTCGGCGCAAAAGATTATCGTTCTCAAATGATTTTGAAACCTGACTGTGCATCAAGACCACTTTGGGTG GCACCGAATGGACACATTTTCTTAGAGTCCTTTTCACCTGTCTATAAACATGCACATGATTTTTTAATTGCTATCTCTGAGCCTGTGTGTCGACCAGAGCATATTCATGAG tacAAACTAACTGCTTACTCATTGTATGCTGCTGTTAGTGTTGGtcttcaaacacatgatattataGAGTACTTAAAGAGACTTAGTAAGACTAGTATTCCTGATGGTATTATAGAGTTtataaaattgtgcacattATCCTATGGCAAGGTAAAGCTAGTGTTGAAgcataataaatatttcgttGAATCACCTTATCCCGAAGTATtacaaaaattattgaaagatcCAGTGATTCAAGAATGTAGACTGAGAAAAAATATAGaagatgaaaaggaagaaataattACGAATGTTCAGAGCAAAACAAAAACTCCACAG TTTGGAGCAAAAGCAGTGACTAATGTTCCAGTTGGAACAACAAAAGTGCCTGAGACTACCACTGATCAAGTTCCAGCAGAAGCTGCTGCAGTTCCAGAAGACATAACTACCTTTTATGATAAAATGGACAAAGAAGACGAAGACGAGGAAGAGGAGCAAGAATTAAAAACTGTTAGTTTTGAAGTAAATCAG GAAAAAATTGAAGTCATACAGAAGAGATGCATAGAATTGGAGCATCCATTATTAGCAGAATATGATTTCCGCAACGATAGCGTAAATCCGGATATCAA TATCGATTTGAAACCGTCAGCAGTACTCAGACCTTATCAAGAAAAAAGTTTACGAAAAATGTTCGGTAATGGACGCGCCAGATCCGGTGTAATTGTTTTACCTTGCG GTGCTGGTAAAAGTTTAGTCGGTGTAACAGCTTGTTGTACGGTACGAAAACGTGCGTTAGTATTATGCAACTCCGGAGTATCAGTGGAACAATGGAAGCAGCAGTTCAAAATGTGGTCCACTGCCGATGACTCGATGATATGTCGATTCACAAGTGAGGCCAAAGATAAACCAATGGGCTGTGGGATTTTAGTTACAACTTATTCTATGATCACACACACTCAAAAGCGTTCGTGGGAAGCTGAACAAACGATGCGATGGCTTCAGGAACAAGAGTGGGGAATCATGGTTTTGGATG agGTACACACGATTCCTGCAAAAATGTTCAGAAGGGTTCTGACTATTGTCCAGTCTCATTGCAAATTGGGTTTAACTGCAACTTTGTTGCGTGAGGATGACAAAATTGCAGATTTAAACTTCCTTATTGGTCCCAAATTGtacgaagctaactggttggaaCTCCAAAAAAGAGGTTTCATCGCGAGAGTGCAGTGCGCCGAAGTTTGGTGTCCCATGACACCAGAATTTTACAGAGAATACCTTGGTTGTAAAATGAGCAAAAAGTTG TTACTCTACGTTATGAATCCTAACAAATTTCGTTGCTGCCAATATTTAATACGGTATCACGAAAGGCGTGGCGATAAGACGATTGTATTTTCAGATAACGTTTTCGCTTTAAAGCATTATGCCATTAAAATGAATAAACCATACATCTATGGTCCTACTAGTCAG AGTGAACGAATACAAATTTTGCAAAACTTCAAGTTTAACACCAAAGTGAACACAATATTCGTGAGTAAAGTGGCTGATACGTCGTTTGATTTACCTGAAGCTAATGTCTTAATTCAAATATCGTCGCATGGTGGTTCGCGACGTCAGGAAGCCCAACGATTGGGTAGAATTTTAAGAGCCAAAAAAG GTGCGATTGCGGAGGAATATAACGCATTCTTCTatacgttagtttcgcaagacACAATGGAGATGAATTATTCGAGAAAACGTCAACGGTTTCTCGTGAACCAAGGATACGCTTATAAAGTTATTACAAAACTCGCAGGAATGGATGAA GAGCCAGACCTAATGTACGCGACTCGAGAAGAACAGGGACATTTACTGCAACAGGTTCTCTCAGCTAGTGACATGGACGCGGACGAAGAAAGAATACCTGGAGAGGGACCTAGACCT aTTATGCGTAAGGCTGGTAATATGACTTCAATGTCGGGTGCTGACGATGCAGTCTACTATGAATACAGAAAAGCCCCTGGATCATCTACTGCAAACAAGCATCCATTGTTCAAGAAGTTCAGAGCATAA
- the GlcT gene encoding ceramide glucosyltransferase, translating into MNSMVYTLYGFAVFFMIFWSGMWIVHLLALIAGRWKLHRKVTQVPTYEIPLPGVSIIKPLMGVDPNLFNNLETFFIMEYPRYELLFCVEDDSDPVLMLVRKLIEKYPEVDARLFTGGRNVGVNPKINNMQPAYEAAKHELVLISDSGIKMKEDTLLDMVNYMTDNVALVHQMPFTCDREGFAAAYEKIFFGTVQSRMYLAADLLRINCHTGMSALLRKAPLDEVGGLKTFGVYLAEDFFYAKSLTDRGWRITVSSQPALQNSGHCELHSFQARLRRWAKLRVAMLPTTILLEPLSECLVLGACASWAASVLLEWDSLVFYLVHILLWFMCDWTLLCVVQNGPLPFNKLEFVCGWLLSEITRPYLFLQAVLDPLIQWRSRVYKLRWGGVAEEVKTKVKY; encoded by the coding sequence ATGAACTCCATGGTATATACCCTGTATGGGTTCGCGGTATTCTTCATGATATTCTGGTCGGGTATGTGGATCGTACACCTGCTGGCGTTGATAGCCGGCCGCTGGAAGCTCCATCGTAAAGTCACCCAGGTACCAACCTACGAGATCCCATTGCCCGGCGTGTCGATTATAAAGCCGCTGATGGGCGTCGATCCGAATCTGTTCAACAATCTAGAGACCTTCTTCATTATGGAGTATCCCCGTTACGAGCTGTTGTTTTGCGTCGAGGATGACTCGGACCCGGTGTTGATGCTGGTGCGCAAGCTGATCGAGAAATACCCGGAAGTCGATGCCAGACTGTTCACCGGTGGCCGGAACGTCGGGGTCAATCCGAAGATCAACAACATGCAACCGGCATACGAGGCGGCAAAACACGAGCTCGTGTTGATTAGCGACAGCGGTATCAAAATGAAGGAGGACACGCTGCTGGACATGGTAAACTATATGACCGACAACGTCGCGCTGGTGCACCAGATGCCGTTCACGTGCGACCGCGAAGGTTTCGCCGCCGCGTACGAGAAAATCTTCTTCGGTACTGTACAGTCGCGGATGTACCTGGCCGCGGACCTGCTGCGAATAAACTGTCACACGGGGATGTCCGCGCTGCTTAGGAAAGCGCCCCTCGACGAGGTGGGCGGCTTGAAAACGTTCGGTGTCTATCTCGCCGAGGACTTTTTTTACGCGAAGTCGTTGACCGACCGCGGATGGCGGATCACAGTCTCGTCGCAGCCGGCGTTGCAGAACAGCGGCCACTGCGAGCTCCACTCGTTCCAGGCGAGGCTACGAAGATGGGCGAAGCTCAGGGTGGCGATGCTGCCCACCACGATCCTGCTCGAGCCTCTGAGCGAGTGTTTAGTGTTAGGTGCCTGTGCTTCCTGGGCTGCCAGTGTACTGCTTGAGTGGGACTCGCTTGTTTTCTATCTGGTACACATACTGTTGTGGTTCATGTGCGACTGGACGCTGCTGTGCGTCGTGCAGAACGGCCCGTTGCCGTTCAATAAATTAGAGTTCGTGTGCGGATGGTTGCTCAGCGAGATCACCAGGCCCTATCTTTTCCTCCAAGCGGTCCTAGACCCTCTAATACAGTGGCGGTCCCGCGTTTACAAGCTCAGGTGGGGCGGAGTCGCCGAAGAGGTTAAGACGAAAGTCAAATATTAA